One genomic region from Bacillus rossius redtenbacheri isolate Brsri chromosome 6, Brsri_v3, whole genome shotgun sequence encodes:
- the LOC134532949 gene encoding uncharacterized protein LOC134532949 produces MFAGFGDVLKNLSSGAEDTAEEAKHGAEDLLERKKQELAELAEKKKQVAAELLEEQARKTGDLVWSTKADLEKLAVDEVQKMVTNAAAGKDSVKHKAIDALDELVKAEKATDNAINAAGSTVENKLKEADKILDEKRDNLAKGVADTTENVKESKDDAVSDLLDKAKGLFNF; encoded by the exons TCCTGAAGAACCTGAGTTCGGGTGCGGAGGACACGGCGGAGGAGGCCAAGCACGGGGCAGAGGACCTCCTGGAGAGGAAGAAGCAAGAGCTTGCGGAGCTGGCGGAGAAGAAGAAGCAGGTGGCAGCTGAGCTGCTGGAGGAGCAGGCACGCAAGACCGGAGACCTGGTGTGGTCCACAAAGGCCGACCTGGAGAAGCTGGCGGTGGACGAGGTGCAGAAGATGGTGACCAACGCTGCTGCTGGCAAGGACAGTGTCAAGCACAAGGCCATTGATGCGCTCGACGAGCTAGTCAAG GCGGAGAAAGCAACAGACAATGCGATCAACGCGGCCGGCTCCACCGTGGAAAACAAGCTGAAGGAGGCGGACAAAATCCTGGATGAGAAGCGAGACAACCTGGCCAAGGGTGTGGCCGACACCACCGAGAATGTGAAGGAGTCAAAGGACGATGCTGTATCTGACCTGCTGGACAAAGCCAAGGGCTTGTTCAATT tttAA